The bacterium DNA segment CTACATAGAGACGGAGGCAACTCATTTTTTTAATGAGAAGTTCGAAAGAGATACATTCATTACGAGAGTTAAACTTCTTCCTTTTCGACTTCTGAGGCTGATCCCCAGTGTTGCAGTTCAGATATTTGATCTCCTTGTTGGCGTAGATGAGCCCTAGTCTTGCTCGAAAGTTGAGAGAAGTTGGACCTTTATATTTCGAAGAAATTATAGTCTCTCAAAAATAGGCCATAGATTGCCATCAAGAGGAGTACCTTCTGCCATGGGGTCCCACTGGCGCGCATCAGTAATCTGAAAAGTCTTCGATCAAGGTTGTGCAATTTGTGATACACTCTTCCTTGTTTTAGGAATTATTGGTGTTATGAAGAAGTTACACCGCCTTTTCAATCTCAAATGCCAGATCATTGCCAAAATGAAGCCCATGGCTATACAAACCTCGTGGGAAAGGGTCAACGTTGCGAGGTTGGAGGGTAGTAATACCCCTGTTCAGAAAAATTTAGTCGTTAAGGGCGGTAAGTATTTAGCCTATGAAAAGCACTATGAAAAAGGCAGAAATACTAGATAGGAAGCATCAGATCTCCGCGAAGGTAGCGAGTGAAACCCGAAAACACACCGTTCGTCCATCCAAAACCGGTCTGAGTAGGGTAGCGATCATCGGCTCCTCGAGCCCCTGAGACCACATCATACTTCTCGTAGACAAGCGCATCTTGCTCGTAGACCGAGGCCACGAGATCCACCCACTTACTTGCAATCCTGTTGGCCTCAGTCTGATACCCATATCGCTCAAGACCACCCACCACTATCCAGTGCAGAGGAGCCCAACCATTCGGCCATGCCCATTGCCGCGGCACTTCTCCTTCAGGAGTATGCCATTCCTCGGTTGTTACAAGACCAAAGTCCTTCTCAAAATTGGACAATGCCTCAGTAACCATTCGCTCTGCCTGCTCAGGAGTGGCAAGCCCTGCCCACATCGGAAAGAATCCAGCTAATGACTGAAAACTACTTCTCTGCTCTTTCTTATAATCAAAGTCAAAGAAGAAGCCGTTAGAGTCATCCCAGCATAGTTCTCTAACTGTTTCAGCACGCTTACTCGCGAGTTCCTCCCAATGAGCTGTTTCTGCCGCCTTTCCTAAAAGAGATGAAAAACGGGCGATATCCTTCTCGTACTTGTATAGTAGGGAATTCAGATCGATAGGAATGAAATCAAGACAACGATCAAAAAATCGAGGTGTCATATCCCATCCCGACTCGGCCTCAGCCCCATGGGACCAAAGATCCATATCAGAATAGCGAGAGAGACCTCGATAAACCTCGCGCTCATCCGGGTGAACCGTTCCACGCCATACACCCCAATATTCTTTGACGAGTGCCTCCACTGCACGTGTTAACCATTCTTGATTCGCTTCAGATGCATCAGCGCGATGCTCCATCACATCCAGCGACATGGATACGAGTGATGAGAGAAATGGTGGCTGAGACCGCCCAAGATGATAGAAGCGACTTGAATTTGGAATTTTTCCAAAACGATCGATGAGGGCAAAGAAGTTTTCTGTTGTATCAAT contains these protein-coding regions:
- a CDS encoding alpha,alpha-trehalase; protein product: MVSLRPLAEIEGVMKRIKMYSEPGKSKENIDSYFQNRSEKAVEDFIESYWDQITIHQPSDVGLRIGLPHPFLVPNKDMFQEMYYWDSFFTCVGLVGSSREQLIIDTTENFFALIDRFGKIPNSSRFYHLGRSQPPFLSSLVSMSLDVMEHRADASEANQEWLTRAVEALVKEYWGVWRGTVHPDEREVYRGLSRYSDMDLWSHGAEAESGWDMTPRFFDRCLDFIPIDLNSLLYKYEKDIARFSSLLGKAAETAHWEELASKRAETVRELCWDDSNGFFFDFDYKKEQRSSFQSLAGFFPMWAGLATPEQAERMVTEALSNFEKDFGLVTTEEWHTPEGEVPRQWAWPNGWAPLHWIVVGGLERYGYQTEANRIASKWVDLVASVYEQDALVYEKYDVVSGARGADDRYPTQTGFGWTNGVFSGFTRYLRGDLMLPI